TGATAACAAACCGGCACATTCCTTGCAAGTGCCCAGACAACATTTATAGCCGCTGCAAAGTTTACAATAGTCAAATAAGATAGCTCGCACTATAAACACAGATAATGAGTACTAATGCCAACTATCCGTAAAAAGCGTTAAACCTGAGGAGTGTAAAAAGGCACTCGTGTTCTGCCTATATTGTAATTTcattacatatataaaactgGTAGTGTTAGGCTAGCTTGTGAGAAGCCGTggatataaataaaacaaataatgttGACATTGCTCTCTACAGTACCATTctcaactcaatatattttttagCAAAACCAGACAACATTATCATCAGTATTCATGGAAACTTAATGTAACTCAGTTGCCTGGCTTAGTTCACTTAGGTGCCTGGCTCAAAGGTGTTCATGATCAGAAATATAAGACAGCTCACTCAAACAGATAAGCAGTAGGTTTGTGTGTTGCTTCAGACTCTTCTCACAGTGCTGTAAATACCATCATTCTATGACCCGGTGTCCCTATACAATGCTGAACTTATTCATCAGAGTTGGAGAATATCTTGGCTAACACATGAGCCCTGTGGGGCCTGACTAGCTCAGCTCGATGAGCTTCTGCGATATCCTGAAGCGTGTTACTGACACAGTCATAGCCAGATATCTCCTGGGAGCAAGCTTACATCTATACTATCTATTCAACTGTCCCTCAGCCGAAAACAACCAACCTTAGAGCTGGTTTGGGTTTAGCTAACAGACACAAGTGAGAAATACACGGTGGCCTCCTAGCGACTGTAAACTATCCTCAGTCCAATAAGTTGATATATAACCAGGTCTAGTCTAAAAAGAATGCTCTAGTGTGCACTATATATGTAAGCCCTTATTATTGGCTGCTTGGTGTCTGGTAGAACAGGTCTTTTCTGTGATGATTAAACAAAGAACTGGATATTAGGGTCATCAGCCAGTCTTCAGCAGAATAAACCCTTTATAGCAGGTAGTTAGGAACATTCACCTGTTGAAAAGAACTTAAGCGAACGCTAGTAAAATATGGTTAAAGCTTCcacacataaaaataaaactgcttattaaaaatgtaaaaaaatcttGAAAGAACCATTTGTAAATTTACTATAGTTGGAACAAACCCACTAGCACATATAAAAAGTTGGTCTTGTTTTGGcagaacaaattttttttgattAAGATTATTAAGTTTTTTCACAGGAAAATGAATTTGCTAATATTGTACCACAGTTCATGCAAAAGCAAAATACAGCCTTTGCATAAATTCAGAACAACATTGTTTGCACGACATACTATGTTAATCTTTGTTCTCAGGATGTTGCGTGATTAATTTTATGACTACTTTTGCCTAACACTTGATTATCAGTTGCTTTTGGTGTTTTAATATACTAGAATTTGTTGCTGTTAATGACAAtatctctctcttctctctcagTCGCTTCGACATCACAGTTTTATGGTTTAGACTTTATCGCTGACTTTCAAACAGCTCTGTTGTGCACCTTCTTTTGCCATCTGTTTGGGTTTAGTTCTCGTTTAGTTCCCTAAACTTCATGTCATGCTTAGCTACATTTTTGTATTTCAGCCTGGGTCTGCCCTGATTCGTCTTTCCTTCATAGAGTTGTGAATATACTACCTAATAGTTTTGGCAATAGCTCATGACCCATCCTGTATACATGGGCCAGCCATCTTAAGTTTTTTTCTATGGAATGTCCGCGACGGGATGATGGGAATGACGGGATGATGACGGGATGATGCGAATATATCAAGGCTATTGCAAAATAATTGACTTCGTTTGGTACTGATCGAGGCTAACGGCGTTGTACCCAATCCTTTATAGAAAACTATCACATAGCAAAGCGGAAATCACATAATTAACTCATAGTAGTAACATTCTAGAAAAAATAACTCTATGTTAAAACTACAACTAGCAAAGTCCGTTGCAGATTACAGTTTGATCTGTATATAGATTACACCTGCTTATTCAGCCGGTTGACGACGTATGGGAAGGGAATGATTACCCCGCCGTTTAACAACAAATAGCTTTCGAGTCTTCAACAGGAACGTAGGGTATTCTCTGCAACATGGCGGCTTTGCTGGCTAGGAACGCTTTTGCTCTTACTAGAAGAACACTTTCCCCACGTATCGCTTCTAGTGTAAAAAGCTACTCTGATATAATTCCTCCTCTTTATGATCCAGCCGAGGGCAAAACAGGTAAATTGGGCTCAACTACAGGAACTGACCATCCACTCTGCGTCGATGCTCAGTTACTTGACTACCAGTCAGCCATGGTTTAATGTATACATTTTTTACCGTTGAAAGCTTAGAATAATCACGGATTTTTTGACGAATCTTGATAGGATTTTAAACTTCCAGTTTTTATTGGCGCAATGCTGCCAATTTGGCAGTTTATCACCCTTGTAAGCTGAACTTAAATTGTATTTATTCTGTTTTTGGAATTATTGTCAAGTTAATGTGACATGTATAATTGCTACTACCATCATCCTATCATATTAATGAGCAGTAAATCGATATATCAACCATTGCAACAGACAATGAATGCCTATTTCTGTGATTTGAATTAAATGTGGATTGCCAACATGATGCTTCCTCAAACTTGAAGATTGGTTAAATTTGATGAATTATTGAGAGTAAGGAGTATACTGTTGCTAAGAAACTTTTTTAGGGATGTGAAAGCCATTCATAAATCTACTTAGTGGCAaggttggctcggtttaaaccagaCGAGAAAAATcgattttttatggttttttcattatttttgtaaaaaacaatattttaagctcctagtggttcctGTGAAATAGAAATGCAATTcgatgtaattatcagctgtggaagtttatttaggacacagtagtaaagtGATGGCAGAGCCAAGTTGAAACTATATGAAATCCTAGCACGACAATGAATTAGTAAATTTCATTTTCagttggttttatcaagtgatatgatgatccctttagtgatgaaatataaaaaccatgtgaaatatactaatccaatcattgtctctaataatgaattaatactttctcaagtctggccagtgagaaaggggattataaataaaataccatAAAATTCTTTTGGGCACCAGCCAAAGTAGTTGAATTGTTAAAATTCAGCATATcaagtttttttgtgttttgaaaagttaaagttgtgcctcaaatttCCAACATGCCTCGCAAACTGGATCCTGTTTGGCAGTTTAtcactcgaactgcaaaaggcaaaggaTTTAAGGCAAAATGGAATAGCTGTGCTGTCGTAATGCAAGGTCACGCAGATAGACTTAAAGCTCACATAGCAAAATATCAAGCTGacaacaccaatttagacagtgatgctagtattcaggtgatagaagttgaatcatctgccactgctccaaagaCTAGCAATGCATCTTCGTTATGCTCTACTCTTCACCACCACACGgctaatcacttggattaaaattcctacttatacatggagctgcatgtaatatattcactttatgtgataagatttctgctctgtatttcagcaatcatgtttgattatagattcattctgaaattttcatatgttttctctcttttttcccataataactcccacagtaccatttttaacagatgatttcacatatgtatgttcactactcaatcatgcagctatagtaagtgatgttaattagacttgaaattgcaaaaaccaTGGTCAAATTACAAAACCCATAGAAACCggttcaaaacaaaaaaaacctggttttttgtttttttctaacaatGCTTGCACTTGAGCTGATTTGCAGTAAAGAGTTCGATGTCATAAGAACATTTTTTAGCAGAGTAATGATGGAAAATCATACCAGTTACATATACTGTGCATAGTTTTTCCTCGCATTATTTTAGATTTACGATGAATGAAAAGAAGTATTGTAAATAGCGGCCTAAGCGTATTTTTTCTAGTGAAATTCTTCAACACgggaacaaaaatatttttgacttcCACATTTTATATTAGATAATGTCTATATTTTGGTCAAATTGCAAAAACGATAGCGTTTCTATTTTGCAGTCGGTTTCACAAAACTACAGAAATCTTAAATATTccttttgtttttcaaatgcaCTGGCCCATGTGCAGATTTTCTTGCCGATTCTAAAAATCTTTAAATCGATGTTATATGACAGAAACTCtgcttttacaacaaaaatactGGGTGTATGCTACCAAAAAATGGTAGGCATGACTTAATTCCACCCAAAAAAGCAATGAAATCTGTAGTGAAATAGCTGatatttgctatacaaacaGTCAATAGACTGAGCTATTATGTGTAGTTAAATTAGTGATTGTGGGTTATTATTGTCGTATGTGTATTGCCATAAGTCAATTTTTTGTAAGAATTGATAGagaattgattttgttttatttgggAGAATTGAATCGAGTCATCAAGTTATGGATAACTACCAAAATTGTAAATTGAGTTGTGGTATTTGCAATGAATTGAAAATTGAATCGATTCTTATACGACATGACGCAACAGAATTGGGAATTGAATAgctaattttttgatgagaattgatttgaatatttttgtaGAGTTTTATAAACATCTCTGTAAATCAATGCAGATTTGCGTAGTTTTTACACCGTTTGGCTTTGTATAGCTAGAATAGCTGTACACAGCCCTTAATGCtttactttttagtttttaaattatgAATCTCAAGAACACTACCGTCAACGGTAGTAGCGGTAAAACGGAAAAATTAAAGCAAATACAGTGGGTGCTCCTATAGCATATACctcatataatgtaaattccagataatgtaaagAAGTTACGTGAAGTTTTTGTTTCGTACTACGTAAACAATTCCATATAAGGTAAAGTTTCAAGTTGGGCCAgctctcaaatttgatttgaatgttaatctatctCGCCGCACTTACATAAGAAAAAATAAGGTGCCTatagtgttatatatattatactagctgtactacccggcgttgcctgggtaataaaaagtctttgtacagaaaatttatttgtatttaacatataacaacatttgccattgctAGCTGGATGCTGtctgtattaaaaatcagtctATAAACAATGAagggtaatgtagttgcttgccacttgctattagcctggcacattgccaatggaaattACGCAGTACTTTGGCAAGTTtttttacatgtaattgtaatTTAGTTCATACTGTCACCGAAATGTATCAAATTGCCAAAGACTCTTTCTGTTGTAGCATCGAAAGATGTCTCTTTGCCTGATGGCCTCGGAGGTTCAGTAGGCATAGAGAGATGGGAAATGATACAAGAAGCCAAAGGAATTGAGGTATTTTGTTTGTTCACTCTCTTATAACAGCAGATCCGTTTATACAGTAAAGTCAGGGTTGGGGTATTGAGAGTGTTGGTTTCACTCATTCATGTCATGGTGTATTTTGTTGTTGAACTTTCTAGACCATGAACAGAGTTGTAGTGAGACAATGAAACCTTACTCCCTTAGAAACCCTACTCTTTTAGAAACCCTACTCCCTTAGAAACCCTACTCCCTTAGAAACCCTACTCCCTTAGAAACCCTACTCCCTTAGAAACCCTACTCCCTTAGAAACCCTACTCCCTTAGAAACCCTACTCCCTTAGAAACCCTACTCCCTTAGGAACCCTACTCCCTTAGAAACCCTACTCCCTTAGAAACCCTACTCCCTTAGAAACCCTACTCCCTTAGAAACCCTACTCCCTTAGAAACCCTACTCCCTTAGAAACCCTACTCCCTTAGAAACCCTACTCCCTTAGAAACCCTACTCCCTTAGAAACCCTACTCCCTTAGAAACCCTACTCCCTTAGAAACCCTACTCCCTTAGAAACCCTACTCCCTTAGAAACCCTACTCCCTTAGAAACCCTACTCCCTTAGAAACCCTGCTCCCTTAGAAACCCTGCTCCCTTAGAAACCAAGGTTTGCGCTTTATAAGATTGCCTGTAATCACATCTATAGCCTCACAAAGCAATTTGAAATAGCTATACACACTGTTTCAATTCTAAATTATATGAATACTATAATTCCATGGCCCAAGCTCACTCTTCAGCATCAATAGACCAAATTTACTCAGCACTGTTAAGAGAGGATTGAGGGGGCCGCTCATGATTACTTTAGATGTGTGAAAGAAATTTGCTATCTCTGTTATTTACAATATCACCCATCTCATGCTTACTCTCCCTCGACCAACAGATTAGCTTTTACGGTTATTAATTAATGGCAATCTAGTCCAACCTTGGGTGCCTttacacgcgcgcacacacatcACTCCAACAAGAATAAATGAGTGCAAGCATTAGTAGATGCATACTAgccatgtttatattttccgTGTCAGTGCTGACTATTACATCTAAAGCATTGTGCTGAAGTTCACACGAGGTGTGCACCGCATATTAACTGCTCTTATGTTTCTGTCGATTTTGGTTACAGACCATTTGTAATGTAATGGTAATTTTTACTGATAATCTATGTGATATGCTTTATGAGCATTGTCACATGATTTATAAAAGGTCAAAGATGTGCAGCTTTGAGTGTTACCTATTGTACATGTAAACCTCAACATATGGATGCACATCTACATACCAATTTTTTATACTCGACATAAACTTTGagctacagtagatgctcctgtAACTTAAATCTTCTTTTACCtaaattccacataacgtaaggaaagtgtcaagttggtgcaagttctcaagTTTAACTTGAATACTGGAGTCTCAAAGCTAGgcttaaatattttgttttctctcttGCTGCACATGGTGGAGACAACGGCGCGTAAGATTTCtctattatgtatatattagcattctagcagtctagtgtgcttggagagatctctattatatatatactagtattctagcagtctagtgtgcttggagagatctctattatatatatactagtattctagcagtctagtgtgcttggagagatctctattatatatatactagtaccctggtagtctagtgtgcttggagagatctctattatatatatatatactagtactctagcAGTCTGGTGTGCTtggagagatctctattatatatatatatactagtactctagcAGTCTGGTGTGCTtggagagatctctattatatatatatatatatatatatatatatatatatatatatatatatatatatatatatatatatatatatatatactagtactctagcAGTCTGGTGTGCTTGGaaagatctctattatatatatactagtattctAGCAGTCTGGTGTGCTtggagagatctctattatatatatatatatactagtactctagcAGTCTGGTGTGCTtggagagatctctattatatatatatatatatatatatatatatatatatatatatatatatatatatatatactagtactctagcAGTCTGGTGTGCTTGGaaagatctctattatatatatactagtattctagcagtctagtgtgcttgGAGAGATCGTCAGATGCGCCGagaaagcacagagaataactgtCAATTGATGCAGGTGTTAGCATGTTCGTCTACCAGTCTGAATGTCACGCGTCGACGTCTCgttgaaagcaatcttttatcttaacctctAACTCTGGCTTCGGAAAAATGGACAGACACCGCTCTTGCGATTGTTATATCTCAAGACCAAAACTCGCTCAGAATTTTCTGGTATCTCACATTTCtcatatattaattaatttttatgtaGGGTATAGCTGTATTTTTGGTTCACcttattttagacatatacaatgggttttttctttgcagcatagaccttgTTGTGTagagaaaaagtgaaaaaatagatttaaattgacattgaagacGTGCGCCTAATTTAACGTAATATTACTGTAATCGTGAACCCTAAACCaggtgaaagtgataagaaaaagatAAAAGCCATctatacaaaccaataatatcacAGTTGCTGTACACAACCAATAATATCAGTTACTgtacacaaccaataatactacagttactgtacacaaccaataataccacagttactgtacagacattaaattaaaaagtgagGTTTAGTTTTTTCCTATTTGAAGggtcaaaggggtgagtttgggacaATCTGGTCACCTTTATGGTATCTGGTGTGAAAATTGTTCATTGTTCGTTTAAGTTTTACTAGTTCAGGCCACAATTGGAGTAAATATAgtccttttttaaatatttgtcttAATTtcttaaatataactaaaaagCTGAGCTATTTTTACGTTTTGAATCCGAAAAATTAGTTACTTTAATACTACATAATATCAAAATTCTATGataggtttaatagaacagatgTGTTTTCAGGCATACGACATGCACCACTAGCAAACAACTGTAACGGGACCCTAAGCATTGTTTAGGCATACCACATGCACCACTAGCAAACAACTGTAACGGGACCCTAAGCATTGTTTAGGCATACCACATGCACCACTAGCAAACAACTGTAACGGGACCCTAAGCATTGTTCAGGCATACCACATGCACCACTagcaaacaactgtaatggGACCCTAAACATTGTCACCATTCTGGTGAAAATGTTTGTCGAAGTTGCTTGTAAAAACGCTGTCTCTTCTACGTTTACTTATTGTTATACGTGGACAACCTTTAGGCCATATTGTGTATGTAGTAGCTTGGTTATCAGTGTAGTGCTTCTGTGTTATCAGTGAGAAACATCATTCCATTGCTGTAGTTGTGTCGTGCTATCGGCAGAGTACCTTTGTGTTATCAGTGGAAGAAGGCCATCGGTATAATATCGCTGGTGAGAATTTGATTTTTGTCTCCCGCGtaaaagcattttattattCCAGGACCCTTATGACCTGCATGGAGTTAAACTCATTCCAGGAACGAAAGAGCAACCGACGATTGTACGATCCACAGAGCCTACCAGGACCATCGGCTGCCTATGTACGTTTCTCAATATCCCTTTCTTTCTCCCTCCATGTGACTCCAGTCTAAAGCTGGACTTTTATGTTTGTTATTAGACAGTTGTTAGTACAGGTCTACATACCAGAAATACATGTCTGTTATTAGACAGTTGTTAGTACAGGTCTACATACCAAAAATACATGTCTGTCGTTAGACAGTTGTTAGTACAGGTTTACATACCAGAAATACATGTCTGTTATTAGACAGTTGTTAGTACAGGTCTACATACCAGAAATACATGTCTATTATTAGACAGTTGTCTTAGAGTACCACGTCCATTTTCTTTTTTAGGTGATGAAGATGCAACAACTATCCGCTACACAAGACTTTGTCTCGGAGAGACTTCACGTTGTCAGTGTGGGCACTTTTTCTCTCTAGTTCCTGAGGAGGGCAACGCGTAAAATATCAGTAGTTTGTTAGTGAATTCGTCGTCTGCCTTATTAATGCACCGCATGTCAGAAGAACTGGAGTGCAgagtaatatatgtatttagGCTTCTTGTTGTTTTTACATTAACTTATATTTAAAATGTTCCAAGATGGTATTTTTGAATTGCCTCTGTCATCTTCCTGTTTCAAGCTGGTTGACAAGCTCCTGTGACATGTTACAGCCTGTTACTTGGTGTATAGATGTTATAGCAGGGCTAACAAGTTGTTTTGGATTCTTTCAGATTGATCactgaaatacatgtacttatctCTACTCTCTTGATGCTTTGTTTGCTTGGAAATGTGCTTGTTCAAGTTCAGACAATGAAGAAACGTTCTTCTTTTATCAGCGATGAATAATCTTGGCTTAAACTAAACATCTCAGAAATAATAATTAGGATAGCCATTGAAGATATGTCAACAAATAAAGGACCCATCTGGGTAATAGCTGGTAGTCGATCAATCCTCAGTAACTTTGATTGGCGGTTCTGGTCGTAGTTCCTTTGTTCGTCCAGTTTGTAGTTTCTTTGTGGCACAATTGATGCTAATATATGTAGGATGGGATTCTCGTGGGTAACAAAGAGCTATGTACGAAGCGCGTTCGTGAAATTGTCTTCTCGATAATTTAGAGCGGATTGTGATTATGTAATTATCAAAGACGGTTGCATCATTTTGCGTAAACAAAGACTCATTTTCTTAGCCTATGCTCCAAAAAAACAATGGCAACAAAATGTAAAACG
The genomic region above belongs to Watersipora subatra chromosome 1, tzWatSuba1.1, whole genome shotgun sequence and contains:
- the LOC137408183 gene encoding cytochrome c oxidase subunit 5B, mitochondrial-like is translated as MAALLARNAFALTRRTLSPRIASSVKSYSDIIPPLYDPAEGKTASKDVSLPDGLGGSVGIERWEMIQEAKGIEDPYDLHGVKLIPGTKEQPTIVRSTEPTRTIGCLCDEDATTIRYTRLCLGETSRCQCGHFFSLVPEEGNA